In Streptomyces nojiriensis, one genomic interval encodes:
- a CDS encoding CoA-acylating methylmalonate-semialdehyde dehydrogenase produces the protein MKTVNHWIGGKTVEGASGNYGPVTDPATGEVTTQVALASADEVDAAVQVAREAYLSWGQSSLAARTKVLFAYRALLDANRDAIAALITAEHGKVHSDALGEVARGLEIVELACGITTQLKGELSTSVSSRVDVSSIRQPLGVVAGITPFNFPAMVPMWMFPLAVACGNTFILKPSEKDPSAANKLAELATEAGLPAGVLNVVHGDKVAVDALLAHPGIAAVSFVGSTPIARHIHTTASANGKRVQALGGAKNHMLVLPDADLDAAADAAVSAAYGSAGERCMAISAVVAVGAIGDELVEKIRERAEKIKIGPGNDPTSEMGPLITAAHRDKVASYVKGAADQGAEVVLDGTGFTVEGNENGHWIGLSLLDHVKTDSDAYRDEIFGPVLCVLRAETYEEGVALINASPFGNGTAIFTRDGGAARRFQLEIEAGMVGVNVPIPVPVGYHSFGGWKDSLFGDHHIYGNDGIHFYTRGKVVTTRWPDPSEGHLGVDLGFPRNH, from the coding sequence ATGAAGACCGTCAACCACTGGATCGGTGGCAAGACCGTCGAGGGCGCGTCGGGCAACTACGGCCCGGTCACCGACCCGGCCACCGGCGAGGTCACCACGCAGGTAGCGCTCGCCTCGGCCGACGAGGTCGACGCGGCGGTACAGGTCGCCCGGGAGGCCTACCTCAGCTGGGGCCAGTCCTCGCTGGCCGCCCGCACCAAGGTGCTGTTCGCCTACCGCGCCCTGCTCGACGCCAACCGCGACGCCATCGCCGCCCTGATCACCGCCGAGCACGGCAAGGTCCACTCGGACGCGCTGGGCGAGGTGGCCCGCGGCCTGGAGATCGTCGAGCTGGCCTGCGGCATCACCACGCAGCTCAAGGGCGAGCTGTCCACCTCCGTCTCCAGCCGGGTGGACGTCTCCTCGATCCGCCAGCCGCTGGGCGTCGTCGCGGGCATCACCCCGTTCAACTTCCCGGCGATGGTCCCGATGTGGATGTTCCCGCTGGCCGTGGCCTGCGGAAACACATTCATCCTCAAGCCGAGCGAGAAGGACCCGTCGGCCGCCAACAAGCTCGCCGAGCTGGCGACCGAGGCCGGTCTCCCGGCGGGTGTGCTGAACGTCGTCCACGGCGACAAGGTGGCCGTCGACGCGCTGCTCGCCCACCCCGGGATCGCGGCCGTCTCCTTCGTCGGCTCGACCCCGATCGCCCGCCACATCCACACCACCGCCTCGGCCAACGGCAAGCGCGTCCAGGCCCTGGGCGGCGCCAAGAACCACATGCTGGTGCTGCCGGACGCCGACCTGGACGCCGCCGCCGACGCGGCCGTGTCCGCGGCCTACGGCTCGGCCGGTGAGCGCTGCATGGCGATCTCCGCCGTCGTGGCCGTCGGTGCGATCGGTGACGAGCTCGTCGAGAAGATCCGCGAGCGCGCCGAGAAGATCAAGATCGGCCCCGGCAACGACCCGACCTCCGAGATGGGCCCGCTGATCACCGCAGCCCACCGCGACAAGGTCGCCTCGTACGTCAAGGGCGCGGCCGACCAGGGCGCGGAGGTCGTCCTCGACGGCACCGGCTTCACGGTCGAGGGCAACGAGAACGGCCACTGGATCGGCCTGTCCCTGCTGGACCACGTGAAGACCGACTCCGACGCCTACCGCGACGAGATCTTCGGCCCGGTCCTGTGCGTGCTGCGCGCCGAGACCTACGAGGAGGGCGTGGCCCTCATCAACGCCTCGCCGTTCGGCAACGGCACCGCGATCTTCACCCGCGACGGCGGCGCCGCCCGCCGCTTCCAGCTGGAGATCGAGGCCGGCATGGTCGGCGTCAACGTCCCGATCCCGGTGCCGGTGGGCTACCACTCCTTCGGTGGCTGGAAGGACTCGCTCTTCGGCGACCACCACATCTACGGCAACGACGGCATCCACTTCTACACCCGCGGCAAGGTCGTCACGACCCGCTGGCCGGACCCCTCCGAGGGCCACCTCGGCGTGGACCTGGGCTTCCCCCGCAACCACTGA